The segment TATCCACTCTTTAATCTCATTTTCTTTGATAAGCCCCTTTTTTCGAGGGTCGTAATCGTTTTGGGAGTAGAAATTGTGTTTGCTAGGAAAATACTCTTTTAAGCCTCTTGTAGGATTTTTGCTGATATAGTCGTTGTTTATGGCTATATCAAAAATATCTCTCATATAGTTTATAAGCCTATCTATAAGTTCAAGTCTGCTTGCTGTTATGTTTTCTGGTCTAAAAATAGGGTTTAAAACCTCTAAAAGTTCAATTTGTTTAATGTCTTTGATATCTCTGTCTTTAAATTTTGGGAGTATGTATCTTTTGAATGCTTGATACATTTTATCGGTGTAATCTTTCGAATTTTGTTTATATTTTTGCCTGAAAAATATTTCTAGCAAATTACCAAATTTAAATTTATCATCTCTATTGTCAAAAGTTCCACCATTTTCAAGCCTTTTAAGTTCTGCAATAGCATCTCGCCTAGCTTCTGCGACAGAATACACATTTTCTCTAAATTCTTTGATTTTTTTATATTTGCCTTTATATCTAATTTCAAAAGTTTTTATTCCCTCGGGATTAACAAAAATATAAAGCTCTTTTGGGTCGCCTACTGCTTTAATATATCGCTTATTTTTTGGTTCTAAATTGCGTATATCTTTATCCGTTAAGTGTGCTTTGCTTACATTTCCCATTTTATCGACCTTTTGAAGTGGTTTTTTTGAAAAAGTTACTTAATCGGTTTTAAGTAACCTATTAAGTAACTTAATTAAAACAATTTAATTATATCACAAAAATAACTAAAAATAATCAAAACTAAACTAAATGCCCTTAAAATGGGAGCTAAAAGAGATTAAAAAGAAGTAAAAACAACTTAAAAAAAGCTTAAATGGTGGAGGTGTGCGGGATCGAACCGCAGTCCAAAAACAAACGACCAAAGCCTCTACATGCTTAGCAAAAGTGAAATTCTCGCCCCAGCTTGCTCACTTTTCAAAACAACTCGCCAAAGCAAAGACTAAATTTCGCCCCGCGCCTCGTCAGAGCGCGAAACTACGCTATCTAGGATTACCCGCTACCGCGCTTAGATAGTATGGGCGCAGTGCAGGGCTCGACTGCGATTACGCTACTTTTGCGTAAGCAGGAGCAAAATTTTTGTTATTTGCGTTTAATTTTAATTTGGATTTTATACGCTATATCCGAAGCGGCATGCCACCTTGACCAATCCATTTCTGTCGAAGCCAAGTCACCCCCAAAAGGAAGTCGCACATTTTACTTCAAAAATTTTATATTGTCAAATTTGGGTTAAATTTGCCAAATTTAGGCTATAATCGCAAAAAATTTTTAAGGATAGAATATGGCAAAAATCACTATAAATGACCTTTATAAAATGAAAGAAAACAGCGAAAAAATCGTTATGATCACAGCATACGACGCACTTTTTGCCAAAATTTTTAACGACCAAGTCGATATGGTGCTAGTAGGCGATAGCCTAAATATGAGCTTTGGCGGACACGATGAGACTATCGGCATAAGTGTCGATGAGATGATTT is part of the Campylobacter sp. VBCF_01 NA2 genome and harbors:
- a CDS encoding tyrosine-type recombinase/integrase, yielding MGNVSKAHLTDKDIRNLEPKNKRYIKAVGDPKELYIFVNPEGIKTFEIRYKGKYKKIKEFRENVYSVAEARRDAIAELKRLENGGTFDNRDDKFKFGNLLEIFFRQKYKQNSKDYTDKMYQAFKRYILPKFKDRDIKDIKQIELLEVLNPIFRPENITASRLELIDRLINYMRDIFDIAINNDYISKNPTRGLKEYFPSKHNFYSQNDYDPRKKGLIKENEIKEWIKDLRERTKISDEVRRMVLFQVLSANRPANTVKIKWEWIDYENKVLNYPASAMKRKIRHSVPLSTYLLKILETQKLYSGNFEYVFPIFGYESMNEEQLKKAHENRINNLNKACKNMGGKDKWKGKLTAHGFRKTFKTLCNIHTKENGANNDTIEDCIAHKQRNKVEYSYQLERATIEQKRALLQWYGDYLNSIEPLGI